A single Streptococcus thermophilus DNA region contains:
- the ureC gene encoding urease subunit alpha, protein MSFKMDREEYAQHYGPTVGDSVRLGDTNLFAAIEKDFTVYGQESKFGGGKVLRDGMGVSATETRDNPSVVDTIITGATIIDYTGIIKADIGIRDGKIVAIGRGGNPDTMDNVDFVVGASTEAIAAEGLIVTAGGIDLHVHYISADLPEFGLDNGITTLFGGGTGPADGSNATTCTPGKFHITRMLQAVDDMPANFGFLAKGVGSETEVVEEQIKAGAAGIKTHEDWGATYAGIDNSLKVADKYDVSFAVHTDSLNEGGFMENTLESFQGRTVHTFHTEGSGGGHAPDIMVFAGKENILPSSTNPTNPYTTNAIGELLDMVMVCHHLDPKIPEDVSFAESRVRKQTVAAEDVLHDMGALSIMTSDAMAMGRVGEVAMRCWQLADKMKAQRGPLEGDSEFNDNNRIKRYVAKYTINPAITNGIADYIGSVEVGKFADLVIWEPAQFGAKPKLVLKGGMLTYGVMGDAGSSLPTPQPRIMRKLYGAYGQAVHKTNLTFVSQYAYDHGIKEEIGLNKIVLPVKNTRNLTKRDMKLNDYAPKTIRIDPQTFDVFIDDELVTCEPIHTTSLSQRYFLF, encoded by the coding sequence AAAAGACTTTACTGTTTATGGACAGGAATCTAAGTTCGGTGGCGGTAAAGTTTTGCGTGATGGTATGGGTGTTAGTGCTACGGAAACACGTGACAATCCATCAGTTGTTGATACCATTATTACAGGTGCAACCATCATTGACTATACAGGTATTATTAAAGCAGATATCGGTATTCGTGATGGTAAGATTGTTGCTATTGGTCGCGGTGGTAACCCAGATACAATGGACAATGTGGACTTTGTTGTGGGTGCTAGTACAGAAGCCATTGCTGCAGAAGGTTTGATTGTGACTGCTGGTGGTATTGACCTCCACGTACATTATATTTCTGCTGACCTTCCTGAATTTGGTTTGGATAATGGAATTACGACCCTCTTTGGTGGTGGTACTGGTCCCGCTGACGGTAGTAATGCAACAACATGTACACCTGGTAAATTCCATATTACTCGTATGTTGCAAGCTGTTGATGATATGCCTGCTAACTTTGGTTTCCTTGCCAAAGGTGTTGGTTCTGAGACTGAAGTGGTTGAAGAGCAAATTAAAGCTGGTGCAGCAGGAATTAAGACACACGAGGACTGGGGTGCGACTTACGCAGGAATTGATAATTCCCTTAAAGTTGCGGATAAATACGATGTTTCTTTTGCGGTCCACACCGACTCTTTGAATGAGGGTGGATTTATGGAAAATACTTTGGAATCTTTCCAAGGTCGTACCGTTCATACCTTCCATACCGAAGGTTCTGGTGGTGGGCACGCTCCAGATATTATGGTTTTTGCAGGTAAGGAAAATATTTTGCCATCATCAACTAACCCAACTAACCCATATACTACAAATGCTATTGGTGAGTTGTTAGATATGGTTATGGTTTGTCACCACTTGGATCCAAAAATCCCAGAAGACGTATCTTTTGCCGAATCACGTGTTCGTAAACAAACTGTGGCTGCAGAAGATGTTCTTCACGATATGGGAGCCCTTAGTATCATGACTTCAGACGCCATGGCAATGGGACGTGTCGGTGAAGTAGCAATGCGTTGTTGGCAACTAGCTGATAAGATGAAGGCTCAGCGTGGTCCACTTGAGGGAGATTCAGAGTTTAACGATAATAACCGTATTAAACGTTACGTGGCTAAATATACAATTAACCCTGCCATCACCAATGGTATTGCAGACTATATCGGTTCTGTAGAAGTTGGTAAATTTGCAGATTTGGTTATCTGGGAACCAGCACAATTTGGTGCAAAACCTAAGTTGGTGCTTAAGGGTGGTATGTTAACTTATGGTGTTATGGGTGACGCTGGTTCAAGTCTTCCAACACCTCAACCACGTATCATGCGTAAATTATATGGTGCTTATGGTCAAGCGGTTCATAAAACAAATCTTACATTTGTCTCTCAATATGCTTATGATCACGGTATCAAAGAAGAAATTGGTTTGAATAAGATTGTTCTTCCTGTTAAGAATACGCGTAACTTGACTAAGCGTGATATGAAGCTTAATGACTACGCTCCAAAAACAATCCGTATCGATCCACAGACCTTTGATGTCTTTATTGATGATGAGTTGGTTACTTGTGAGCCAATCCATACGACATCATTGTCTCAACGTTATTTCTTGTTCTAA
- the ureE gene encoding urease accessory protein UreE, whose protein sequence is MIFTKVDALVKDIDVDKYHIETVILSSDDLNKKIIRVKSDHGNEFGIRLDKGQKLQNGSAFFIDDHHVLAIGVESQDLIVISPKDMDEMGITAHILGNTHKPIEVKDAKIYLEVDPVVEQVLTQKEIAYTIEEVVLDKPLRHVNLTAHEH, encoded by the coding sequence ATGATTTTTACAAAAGTAGATGCTCTTGTTAAGGATATCGATGTGGACAAATACCATATTGAAACAGTCATTCTTTCGAGTGACGATCTTAACAAAAAAATTATTCGTGTGAAGAGTGATCATGGGAATGAATTTGGTATTCGTCTTGATAAGGGACAAAAATTGCAAAATGGATCTGCCTTTTTTATCGATGATCACCATGTCCTAGCTATTGGTGTTGAGTCACAGGATTTGATTGTCATCTCACCTAAAGATATGGATGAAATGGGAATCACAGCTCACATTCTTGGGAATACTCATAAACCGATTGAGGTGAAAGATGCCAAGATTTATTTAGAGGTTGACCCAGTTGTAGAGCAAGTCTTGACTCAAAAAGAGATTGCCTACACGATTGAAGAAGTGGTCCTTGATAAACCCCTACGCCATGTGAATTTAACTGCCCATGAACATTAA
- a CDS encoding urease accessory protein UreF, whose product MNINPFANVSLQDYLEIVQIVDSTFPIGSFNHSFGMENYLREDTVTDDKGYEEWQEAYLASQFKYGEGLVIKLVYDAMVTDNIDQVWYYDKVLTVSTQARETRQGTKMIAKQMLRLIQRLHAIPVLDDYQSKIRKGVAFGNPAIVFALYVFNKGLGCNEAIALYGYSVISTMVQNAVRAIPLGQFAGQEIVLRSFSQLEKMTQEIQELDASYLGANTPGLELAQMKHETQVFRLFMS is encoded by the coding sequence ATGAACATTAATCCCTTTGCTAATGTGTCTTTGCAAGATTATCTTGAAATTGTGCAAATTGTCGATTCAACCTTTCCAATTGGATCATTTAACCACTCATTTGGGATGGAAAATTATCTGCGTGAAGACACTGTAACAGATGATAAAGGTTACGAAGAGTGGCAAGAAGCCTATTTAGCCAGTCAGTTTAAATATGGTGAAGGTCTTGTAATCAAACTGGTTTATGATGCTATGGTTACAGATAACATAGACCAGGTTTGGTATTATGATAAGGTCTTGACAGTTTCGACGCAAGCGCGTGAAACAAGACAGGGGACTAAAATGATTGCTAAACAAATGCTTCGACTCATTCAAAGGCTTCATGCTATTCCGGTATTGGATGACTATCAGTCTAAAATACGTAAGGGTGTGGCCTTCGGCAATCCAGCTATTGTCTTTGCGCTCTATGTGTTTAACAAGGGCTTGGGATGTAATGAAGCCATAGCACTTTATGGTTATAGCGTGATTTCGACGATGGTTCAAAATGCTGTGCGTGCCATTCCCCTTGGACAGTTTGCTGGACAGGAGATTGTTTTACGTAGCTTTTCGCAATTAGAAAAAATGACACAAGAAATTCAAGAATTGGATGCGTCCTACCTTGGGGCCAATACGCCTGGTCTTGAATTAGCTCAGATGAAACATGAAACACAGGTATTTCGCCTATTCATGTCCTAA
- the ureG gene encoding urease accessory protein UreG — protein sequence MTKRTVIIGVGGPVGSGKTLLLERLTRRMSDLNLAVITNDIYTKEDALFLAKNSSLDEDRIIGVETGGCPHTAIREDASMNFEAIETLQERFNHDLDVIFLESGGDNLAATFSPDLVDFTIYIIDVAQGEKIPRKAGQGMIKSDLFLINKTDLAPYVGANLDRMREDTLHFRNEDSFIFTNLNNDDNVKEVEEWIRKNFLLEDL from the coding sequence ATGACAAAACGTACTGTAATTATTGGAGTTGGTGGACCTGTTGGTTCAGGTAAAACCCTTTTGCTTGAGCGTCTTACACGACGTATGTCTGACTTAAATTTAGCAGTTATTACTAACGATATCTATACAAAAGAAGATGCCCTTTTCTTGGCTAAAAATTCGAGCTTAGACGAAGACCGTATCATTGGTGTAGAAACTGGTGGATGTCCTCATACTGCGATTCGTGAGGATGCCTCTATGAACTTTGAAGCGATTGAAACTCTTCAAGAGCGCTTTAACCATGATTTGGATGTTATTTTCCTTGAAAGTGGTGGAGACAACTTGGCTGCGACCTTCAGCCCTGATTTGGTTGATTTTACCATTTATATTATTGACGTTGCTCAGGGTGAAAAAATCCCACGTAAGGCTGGTCAAGGGATGATTAAGAGTGATTTGTTCTTGATCAATAAGACTGACCTTGCACCTTATGTTGGAGCCAACCTAGATCGTATGCGTGAAGATACCCTTCATTTCCGTAACGAAGATTCTTTCATTTTCACAAATTTGAATAATGATGACAATGTTAAGGAAGTAGAAGAATGGATTCGTAAGAATTTCCTACTAGAGGACTTGTAA
- a CDS encoding urease accessory protein UreD, protein MTQVYDGFVHLGFSNRNGRTISHKKYQEGNSRVSADNSDANGVPYYFLINMGGGFVEGEQYQVTIDVNKDAHALVTTQTPTYVYKCEKGQLTQQNTSITLEENSYLEYMADEVIPYLKSRYFQTSRIDMDKSAHLIYSDGVTAGWSHEDLPFQYHYFRNLTQIYQDNELVYSDQTLLEPEKQDMFKLGYFEGWRNYNSLVMVSPNIDEAFVKALQKHLEGLNLESDFAISSLDISGLVLRILGKTAEDNRRIIYSCADYFRQEIHGLTPLNLRKNDMRR, encoded by the coding sequence ATGACACAAGTTTACGATGGCTTTGTCCATCTTGGATTTTCAAATCGAAATGGTCGTACAATTTCCCACAAGAAATATCAAGAAGGTAACTCTCGAGTATCGGCAGATAATTCAGATGCCAATGGCGTTCCTTACTATTTCCTCATTAATATGGGTGGGGGCTTTGTCGAGGGTGAGCAGTATCAAGTGACCATTGATGTTAATAAAGATGCTCATGCCTTGGTGACAACTCAAACACCTACCTATGTTTACAAGTGTGAGAAAGGACAGTTGACACAACAGAATACGTCTATCACACTTGAAGAAAATAGTTATTTGGAGTACATGGCTGATGAAGTTATTCCATATTTAAAATCACGCTATTTCCAAACAAGTCGTATTGATATGGATAAGTCTGCCCACTTGATTTATTCAGATGGTGTAACGGCAGGTTGGTCTCATGAGGATTTACCGTTTCAATACCATTATTTTCGTAATTTGACACAAATTTACCAAGATAATGAGCTTGTTTATAGCGATCAGACTCTCTTAGAGCCTGAGAAACAAGATATGTTTAAACTTGGTTATTTTGAAGGATGGCGTAATTACAATAGCTTGGTAATGGTGTCCCCAAATATTGACGAGGCTTTTGTTAAGGCTTTGCAGAAGCACTTAGAAGGGCTAAATCTTGAGTCTGATTTTGCCATTTCATCCTTAGATATCTCAGGTTTGGTGTTACGTATCTTAGGAAAAACTGCTGAGGATAATCGTCGCATCATTTATTCTTGTGCAGACTATTTTAGACAAGAAATACATGGATTAACCCCTTTGAATTTGAGAAAAAATGATATGAGGAGATAA
- the cbiM gene encoding cobalt transporter CbiM, with protein sequence MHIPENYLSPMTCAAMGAVMLPIWYKAVKEVKVKVNTDKKTIPMLGIGTSLSFLIMMFNLPAPGGTSAHAVGAVLIAILLGPWASCLAVSVALAMQALLFGDGGILAFGANAFCMAVVMPFVGYAVYKLLNKWTKNRIIASFFGGYIGIAVAALTVAVLLGIQPILFKDSSGNPLYNPYPLRVTLPVMGLTHLLIGLVEGFFTAGVQEFIERLNIDNTQEITTKKLRPLLLFILALIILTPLGLLATGTAFAEWDVKELVEKLSHYHVEAQAPKGMLNGFSFNALFPNYSIAGIPEVLGYILSAASAVLIFFILYRLIFGRKVEK encoded by the coding sequence ATGCATATTCCTGAAAATTATCTAAGCCCTATGACTTGTGCGGCAATGGGGGCAGTTATGTTGCCTATTTGGTATAAGGCTGTCAAGGAAGTGAAGGTAAAGGTTAACACTGATAAAAAAACGATTCCTATGTTGGGAATCGGGACTTCCTTGTCCTTCCTTATCATGATGTTTAATCTTCCAGCCCCAGGTGGAACGAGTGCCCATGCTGTTGGGGCAGTGCTAATTGCTATATTGTTAGGACCTTGGGCATCCTGTTTAGCAGTTAGTGTGGCTCTAGCTATGCAGGCTTTGCTATTTGGTGATGGTGGGATTTTGGCCTTTGGTGCGAATGCCTTTTGTATGGCTGTTGTCATGCCATTTGTGGGTTATGCTGTTTATAAACTCTTGAATAAGTGGACAAAGAATAGGATAATTGCTAGCTTTTTTGGAGGTTATATTGGAATTGCAGTTGCGGCCCTGACTGTTGCGGTTTTACTAGGAATTCAACCGATTCTCTTTAAAGATAGCAGTGGTAATCCGCTTTACAATCCATACCCTTTGAGAGTGACGCTTCCAGTAATGGGCTTGACTCACCTGCTTATCGGCTTGGTAGAAGGATTTTTCACAGCCGGTGTTCAAGAATTCATTGAACGTTTGAATATTGATAATACTCAGGAAATAACGACTAAAAAACTACGTCCTTTATTGCTCTTTATCCTAGCCTTAATTATCCTAACGCCACTTGGTTTATTGGCGACGGGAACAGCTTTTGCAGAATGGGATGTCAAAGAGTTAGTAGAAAAATTGTCTCATTACCATGTGGAAGCCCAAGCGCCAAAAGGAATGTTGAATGGTTTTTCATTCAATGCCCTCTTCCCAAATTATAGTATCGCAGGCATTCCAGAAGTTTTGGGTTATATCCTGAGTGCTGCCTCTGCTGTTTTGATTTTCTT